A stretch of DNA from Candidatus Pseudomonas phytovorans:
ACCGCTGGGGTGGCGGGCCAGAGGGTAGGGCAGCAGGCGCAGGATCGAGTGCGCGGTGACCGATTTGCCCGAACCGCTTTCGCCCACCAGTGCCAGCGTCTCGCCCTTGCGGATATCGAAGCTGATGCCGTCCACCACGCGGTTGACCTGGTCGCCGGTGACAAATTCCACGGCCAGGTCGCGCACTTCGATCAGGTTCTGTTCACTCATGTCACTTCCTCGGGTCGAAGGCATCGCGGGCGGACTCGCCGATAAATACCAGCAGGCTCAGCATCAGCGCCAGCACGGCAAAGGCGCTGATGCCCAGCCACGGCGCTTGCAGGTTGGACTTGCCCTGCGCCACCAGTTCGCCCAGCGATGGCGAACCGGCGGGCAGGCCGAAGCCGAGGAAGTCCAGGGCGGTGAGGGTGCCGATCGCGCCGGTGAGAATGAACGGCATGAAGGTCATGGTCGAGATCATGGCGTTGGGCAAAATGTGCCGGTACATGATCGCGCCATTGCGCATGCCCAGGGCGCGGGCAGCGCGCACGTATTCCAGGTTGCGCCCGCGCAGGAACTCGGCGCGTACCACATCCACCAGACTCATCCACGAGAACAGCAGCATGATGCCCAGCAGCCACCAGAAATTGGGCTGCACGAAGCTGGCCAGGATGATCAGCAGGTACAGCACAGGCAGGCCGGACCAGATTTCCAGAAAGCGCTGCCCGGCCAGGTCGACCCAGCCGCCATAGAAACCCTGCAAGGCGCCGGCGATGACGCCGACGATGGAGCTGGCCACGGTCAAGGTCAGGGCAAACAGCACCGAAATGCGAAAGCCGTAGATCACCCGCGCCAGCACATCGCGGCCCTGGTCGTCGGTGCCCAGCCAGTTGTCCGCCGACGGCGGTGCCGGGGCGGGGACACGCAGGTCGTAGTTGATGCTCTGGTAGCTGAACGGGATCGGCGCCCACAGCACGAAGCTGTCTTTCTTCGCTAGCAGCTCGCGGATGTATGGGCTTTTGTAGTTGGCCTCTAGCGGGAATTCGCCGCCGAAGGTGGTTTCCGGGTAGCGCTTGAATGCCGGGAAGTACCATTCGCCGTCGTAACGCACGGCAACGGGCTTGTCATTGGCGATCAGCTCTGCGCCCAGGCTCAGGCCGAACAGGATCAGGAACAGCCACAGCGACCACCAGCCACGGCGGTTGGCCTTGAAACGCTCGAAGCGCCGGCGGTTGAGGGGGGACAAGGCCATGTCAGTGCTCCCGGCTGGCGAAGTCGATGCGTGGATCGACCAGGGTGTAGGTCAGGTCGCCGATCAGTTTCACCACCAGCCCCAGCAGGGTGAAGATGAACAGGGTGCCGAAGACCACCGGGTAGTCGCGGTTGATGGCCGCTTCAAAACTCATCAGGCCCAGGCCGTCGAGGCTGAAGATCACCTCGATCAACAGCGAACCCGTGAAGAAAATGCCGATGAACGCCGACGGGAAGCCGGCGATCACCAGCAGCATGGCGTTGCGGAACACGTGGCCGTACAGCACCCGCGGCCGGCTGAGGCCCTTGGCCTTGGCGGTGACCACGTATTGCTTGTTGATCTCGTCGAGGAAGCTGTTTTTGGTCAGCAGGGTCATGGTGGCGAAGTTGCCGATGACCAGCGCGGTGATCGGCAGCACCAGGTGCCAGAAGTAGTCCAGCACTTTGCCGGTGGTGCTCAGCTCGTCGAAGTTGTTGGAGGTGAGGCCGCGCAGCGGGAACCAGTCGAAGTAGCTGCCACCGGCGAACAGTACGATCAGCAGGATGGCGAACAGAAACGCCGGGATGGCGTAGCCGACGATGATCGCCGAGCTGGTCCATACATCGAAGTGGCTGCCGTGGCGCACCGCCTTGGCAATCCCCAGCGGGATCGACACCAGGTACATGATCAGCGTGCTCCACAGCCCCAGCGAGATCGACACCGGCATCTTTTCGATAATCAGGTCGATAACCTTGGCATCGCGGAAGAAGCTGTCGCCGAAGTCCAGTTGGGCGTAGTTCTTGATCATGATCCACAGGCGCTCGGGCGGCGACTTGTCGAAGCCGTACATGCGCTCGATTTCGACGATCAGTGCAGGGTCCAAGCCCTGGGCGCCGCGGTAGTTGGAGCCGGCCACTGAAACCTCGGCGCCGCCTCCGGCAATGCGGCTGGTGGCGCCTTCGAAGCCTTCGAGCTTGGCGATCATCTGCTCGACCGGGCCACCGGGGGCGGCCTGGACGATGATGAAATTGATGATCAGGATACCGAGCAGCGTCGGGATGATCAGCAGCAGGCGACGCAGGATATAGGCCAGCATCTTAGTTCGCCTCGTCCGCAGGGGCTTCGCTGACCGCCGGGGTTACCCCAGGCTTGATCCACCAGGTGTCGATGCCGATGTCGTATTTGGGCGACACTTTCGGGTGGCCGATGTGGTTCCAGTAGGCCACGCGCCAGGTCTTGATGTGCCAGTTGGGGATCACGTAGTAGCCCCACAGCAACACGCGGTCGAGGGCACGGCAATGGTCGATCAGGCTCTGGCGCGAGTCGGCGTTGATCAGCTCTTCCACCAGCTGGTCGATAGCCGGGTCGCGCAGGCCGATGAAGTTGCGGCTGCCGGGGTTGTCGGCAGCGGCACTGGACCAGAACTCGCGTTGTTCGTTACCCGGCGAGTTGGACTGCGGGTAGCCGCCGACGATCATGTCGTAGTCACGTGAACGCAGGCGGGTGATGTACTGGGAAACGTCGACCCGGCGGATGCTGAGGTCGATGCCGAGGTCGGCGAGGTTGCGCTTGAACGGCAGCAAAATGCGTTCGAACTCGGTCTGCGCCAGCAGAAACTCGATGGTCACCGGCTTGCCTTGGGCGTCGACCATCTTGTCGTCGACGATTTTCCAGCCGGCTTCCTGCAGCAGCTTGTAGGCCTGACGCTGCTGCTCGCGAATCATGCCGCTGCCGTCGCTGACCGGGTTCTTGTAAGCCTCGGTGAATACCTGATCGGGGATTTTGCCACGCAGCGGTTCGAGAATTTTCAGCTCGTTGGCGCCAGGCAGTCCATGGGCGGCCATTTCCGAGTTGTCGAAGTAGCTGCCGGTGCGGGTGTAGGCACCGTTGAACAGCTGCTTGTTGGTCCACTCGTAGTCCAGCAGCAGGCTCAGCGCCTGGCGCACACGCACGTCCTGGAACAGCGGGCGGCGGATGTTGAAGATGAAGCCCTGCATGCCGGTGGGGTTGCCGTTGAGCAGTTCTTCCTTGATCAGGCGGCCGTCGCGCACGGCGGGCACGTTGTAAGCGGTGGCCCAGTTCTTCGCGCTGACTTCCAGCGCATAGTCGAACGCCCCGGCCTTGAGCGCCTCCAGGGCGACGGTAGTGTCACGGTAGGAGTCAAAGGTCATGGCATCGAAGTTATAGAACCCACGGTTGATCGGCAGGTCCTTGGCCCAGTAGTCCTTGACCCGCTCGTAGCGCACCGAGCGCCCGGCCTTCACTTCGGCGACCTTGTATGGGCCGCTGCCCAGGGGGATTTCCAGGTTGCCTCGGTTGAAATCGCGGTTTTCGTACCAGTGCTTGGGCAGTACCGGCAGCTGGCCGAGAATCAGCGGCAGCTCGCGGTTGCCCTTGTGCTTGAACGTGAACAACACCTTGAGCGGGTCTTCGGCGACCACTTCGGCAACGTCGGCGTAGTACTGGCGGTACAGCGGCGCACCGTCCTTGATCAGGGCGTTGAAAGTGAACACCACGTCCTCGGCACGCATCGGGTGGCCGTCGTGAAAGCGGGCTTCGGGGCGCAGGTAGAAGCGCACCCAGCTGTTGTCCGGGGCCTTCTCGATCTTGCCGGCCACCAGGCCATATTCGGTGAAAGGCTCGTCCTGGCTCTGGCGCATCAGGGTGTCGTAGATGTTGCCGATGTTCTCGGCCGGTACGCCTTTGTTGATGAACGGGTTGAGGCTGTCGAAACCGCCAAAGCTGGACTGGCGGAAAGTGCCACCCTTGGGTGCGTCTGGGTTGACGTAGTCGAAGTGCTTGAAATCGGCAGGGTACTTGGGTGGCTCGTCGTACAGGGTGAGCGCATGTTGCGGTGCGGCCAGGGCGGGAAGGCTCAGGCAGGCGAGTAACAGGCTGCCTGCCAGCCGGCGCAGACGGTGCGTTGGCGTCATTGGGCTTTCTCCGAAGTCTTGATCCACCAGCTGTTCAGCCCAAGGGTATAGGGCGGTGTGGTGACGAAGGCGAACCGGTTGCGGTAGGCCAGGCGATGATTGTCGAGGTACCAGTTGGGGATCATGTAGTACTGCCACGAAAGCACGCGGTCCAGGGCGCGGGCGGCGGCGACCTGGTCGTCGCGCGTGCGTGCGGCCAGCAGGGTGTCGAGCAGGTGGTCGACCACCGGGTCCTTGACCCCAGCATAGTTCTTGCTGCCCTTGGTCGCGGCCTGGCTGGAATGAAAGTACAGCCACTGTTCAAGGCCGGGGCTCAGGGTCTGGTTCAGGGTCATCAGAATCATGTCGAAATCGAACTGGTCCAGGCGTTGTTTGTACTGGGCACGGTCCACGGTGCGCAAGCGCGCATCGATGCCAATGCTGGACAGATTTTCGACATAAGGTTGCAGGATGCGTTCAAGGTTGGGGTTTACCAGCAGCAGTTCCATGCGCAACTGCTGGCCCTTGCTGTCGACCAGGCGCTGGCCGTTCAGCTTCCAGCCAGCCTGGGCAAGCAGGCCCAACGCCTGGCGTAGGGTCTGGCGGTTGATGCCGCGGCCATCGGTCTGGCTGACCTTGTAGGGTTCGCTGAACAGCTTGGCCGGCAATTGGTCGCGGAACGGCGCCAGCAGCAGCCACTCCTTGCCGGTGGGCAGGCCACTGGCGGCGAATTCGCTGTTGGGGTAGTAACTGGTCGAGCGGCGGTAGGCGCTGCTGAACAGGGCGCGGTTGGTCCACTCGAAGTCGAGCATCAGCCCCAGCGCCTCGCGTACCCGTGGGTCGCTGAAGGTGGCCCGGCGGCTGTTCATGAACAGGCCTTGGGTTTGCGTGGGGATGCGGTGCGGGATCTGGGCCTTGATCACTTCGCCGCGGCGCACGGCCGGAAAGTTGTAGCCGTTGGCCCAGTTCTTTGCCTGGTGCTCGATGTAAATGTCGAATTCCCCAGCCTTGAACGCTTCAAAGGCTACCGTGGCGTCGCGGTAGAACTCGTATTCCACGCGCTTGAAGTTGTACTTGCCACGGTTGACCGCCAGGTCTTTGCCCCAGTAGTTCTTCACCCGCTCGAATACCAGACGGCGCCCGGGTTGTACTTCGGTGATGCGATAGGGGCCGCTACCCAAGGGGGGCTCGAAGGTGGTGGCCTTGAAGTCGCGCTTTTGCCAGTAGTGCTTGGGCAGCACCGGCATCTCGCCCAGGCGCAGGATCAGCAGCGGGTTGCCGGCGCGCTTGAACACGAAGCGGATGCGCAGCGGGCCGAGGATGTCTACCCGCTGCACTTCCTGCAGGTTGGTGCGGTAGATCGGGTGGCCGTCCTTGAGCAGTGTGCGGTAGGAAAAGGCCACGTCTGTCGACGTGATGGGCTGGCCGTCATGCCAGCGGGCTTCCGGGCGCAGATTGAACACCACCCAGCTGCGGTCCTCGCTGTATTCGACCGAACGGGCGATCAGGCCATAGCTGGAGGTAGGCTCGTCACCCGACGGGTCGTACTGACCGGTGCCGACCATCAGTGGCTCGTTCAGCTCGCTGATGCCGTATTGCTGGAAATTGGGCGTGGTGATCGGGCTCGAACCCTTGAAAGTGTAGGGGTTGAGGGTATCGAAGGTGCCAAAAGCCATGGCGCGCAAGGTGCCGCCCTTGGGCGCTTGCGGGTTGACCCAGTCGAAATGGGTGAATGTGGCTGGGTACTTGAGCGTGCCGAACTGCGCGTATCCGTGGCTTTCGCTCACCATCGCGACTGCGGGAAAGCTCAAGGCCAGGCTGAGTGACAGCAGGAGGGGACGTATCAAGTCGGCATCCGATCCAGAGGCGTTGGGCTTTGATCGGGTACAGTAACAGCTTGGTGGGGTTGGAAAAAGAGTGTGGCTCAGAGGGATTGCGAGGGGCTGCGAAGCAGCCCTCGGAGTTGCATCAATGCGAGAGGTAGACGGTCAAGGTCTGGCCTGGCTTGAGGGCGTGGCCGCTGCGTGGGTTCCAGCGCTTGAGGTGCTGCATTTCGACGTTGAAGCGCTTGGCCACCAGGTACAGCGAGTCGCCCTTGCGTACCTTGTATTGCGTGGAGCGCTTGCCGGATGCCGCAACCCGGTTGCCAGCGGCGCTCGGTGCGTTGCTGCCTCGCAGGGCCAGGACCTGGCCGGCCCGCAGGCTGCTGCCGGACAGGCGGTTCCAGCGCTTGATGTCACCGACCGAAACGCGGTTTGCCTTGGCAATGGCGCCAAGGTTGTCGCCACGTTTTACCCGATAGCTGCGCGCAGCCACGGGTGCCCTGTTTTCAGCAACGGCACGGGCGAACACAGCCTTGTTCGGTTGCAGGGCGACAAGTTGCTCGGGGTTGAGGTTGGACAGGCTGTTGCTCAGCAGT
This window harbors:
- a CDS encoding ABC transporter permease, translated to MALSPLNRRRFERFKANRRGWWSLWLFLILFGLSLGAELIANDKPVAVRYDGEWYFPAFKRYPETTFGGEFPLEANYKSPYIRELLAKKDSFVLWAPIPFSYQSINYDLRVPAPAPPSADNWLGTDDQGRDVLARVIYGFRISVLFALTLTVASSIVGVIAGALQGFYGGWVDLAGQRFLEIWSGLPVLYLLIILASFVQPNFWWLLGIMLLFSWMSLVDVVRAEFLRGRNLEYVRAARALGMRNGAIMYRHILPNAMISTMTFMPFILTGAIGTLTALDFLGFGLPAGSPSLGELVAQGKSNLQAPWLGISAFAVLALMLSLLVFIGESARDAFDPRK
- a CDS encoding microcin C ABC transporter permease YejB, yielding MLAYILRRLLLIIPTLLGILIINFIIVQAAPGGPVEQMIAKLEGFEGATSRIAGGGAEVSVAGSNYRGAQGLDPALIVEIERMYGFDKSPPERLWIMIKNYAQLDFGDSFFRDAKVIDLIIEKMPVSISLGLWSTLIMYLVSIPLGIAKAVRHGSHFDVWTSSAIIVGYAIPAFLFAILLIVLFAGGSYFDWFPLRGLTSNNFDELSTTGKVLDYFWHLVLPITALVIGNFATMTLLTKNSFLDEINKQYVVTAKAKGLSRPRVLYGHVFRNAMLLVIAGFPSAFIGIFFTGSLLIEVIFSLDGLGLMSFEAAINRDYPVVFGTLFIFTLLGLVVKLIGDLTYTLVDPRIDFASREH
- a CDS encoding extracellular solute-binding protein, translated to MTPTHRLRRLAGSLLLACLSLPALAAPQHALTLYDEPPKYPADFKHFDYVNPDAPKGGTFRQSSFGGFDSLNPFINKGVPAENIGNIYDTLMRQSQDEPFTEYGLVAGKIEKAPDNSWVRFYLRPEARFHDGHPMRAEDVVFTFNALIKDGAPLYRQYYADVAEVVAEDPLKVLFTFKHKGNRELPLILGQLPVLPKHWYENRDFNRGNLEIPLGSGPYKVAEVKAGRSVRYERVKDYWAKDLPINRGFYNFDAMTFDSYRDTTVALEALKAGAFDYALEVSAKNWATAYNVPAVRDGRLIKEELLNGNPTGMQGFIFNIRRPLFQDVRVRQALSLLLDYEWTNKQLFNGAYTRTGSYFDNSEMAAHGLPGANELKILEPLRGKIPDQVFTEAYKNPVSDGSGMIREQQRQAYKLLQEAGWKIVDDKMVDAQGKPVTIEFLLAQTEFERILLPFKRNLADLGIDLSIRRVDVSQYITRLRSRDYDMIVGGYPQSNSPGNEQREFWSSAAADNPGSRNFIGLRDPAIDQLVEELINADSRQSLIDHCRALDRVLLWGYYVIPNWHIKTWRVAYWNHIGHPKVSPKYDIGIDTWWIKPGVTPAVSEAPADEAN
- a CDS encoding extracellular solute-binding protein; translation: MIRPLLLSLSLALSFPAVAMVSESHGYAQFGTLKYPATFTHFDWVNPQAPKGGTLRAMAFGTFDTLNPYTFKGSSPITTPNFQQYGISELNEPLMVGTGQYDPSGDEPTSSYGLIARSVEYSEDRSWVVFNLRPEARWHDGQPITSTDVAFSYRTLLKDGHPIYRTNLQEVQRVDILGPLRIRFVFKRAGNPLLILRLGEMPVLPKHYWQKRDFKATTFEPPLGSGPYRITEVQPGRRLVFERVKNYWGKDLAVNRGKYNFKRVEYEFYRDATVAFEAFKAGEFDIYIEHQAKNWANGYNFPAVRRGEVIKAQIPHRIPTQTQGLFMNSRRATFSDPRVREALGLMLDFEWTNRALFSSAYRRSTSYYPNSEFAASGLPTGKEWLLLAPFRDQLPAKLFSEPYKVSQTDGRGINRQTLRQALGLLAQAGWKLNGQRLVDSKGQQLRMELLLVNPNLERILQPYVENLSSIGIDARLRTVDRAQYKQRLDQFDFDMILMTLNQTLSPGLEQWLYFHSSQAATKGSKNYAGVKDPVVDHLLDTLLAARTRDDQVAAARALDRVLSWQYYMIPNWYLDNHRLAYRNRFAFVTTPPYTLGLNSWWIKTSEKAQ